From Chloroflexota bacterium, a single genomic window includes:
- the rsmD gene encoding 16S rRNA (guanine(966)-N(2))-methyltransferase RsmD yields the protein MASRGRGLRVVAGELRGHGIQVAPGTRPTIDRLRAAVFDSLGAPPPPRVLDCYAGSGAFGIEALSRGAEYVRFIERDSRACAVIRANLRRLELEHAASVERADVLRADLAAGGPYGLILADPPYADDPWIPLMNRLAQPGVLASDGLIVAEFSARRAAPEPPPTWQLWKFRRHGDGAFAIYCRSGDGKSGNERTSL from the coding sequence ATGGCATCCAGGGGGCGCGGGCTCCGGGTTGTGGCCGGTGAGCTGCGCGGGCACGGCATCCAGGTCGCGCCCGGCACGCGGCCGACGATCGATCGTCTCCGGGCCGCCGTCTTCGACTCCCTGGGCGCTCCACCGCCGCCGCGGGTGCTGGATTGCTACGCGGGCTCGGGCGCCTTTGGAATCGAGGCGCTCAGCCGCGGCGCCGAGTATGTGCGATTCATCGAGCGTGACTCGCGCGCGTGCGCGGTTATTCGCGCCAATCTTCGCCGGCTCGAGCTGGAGCATGCCGCCAGCGTCGAGCGCGCCGATGTGCTTCGCGCCGACCTGGCGGCAGGGGGGCCCTACGGGTTGATCCTGGCGGACCCGCCCTACGCCGATGACCCGTGGATTCCGCTCATGAACCGGCTGGCTCAGCCGGGCGTCCTGGCCTCCGATGGCTTGATTGTTGCTGAATTCAGCGCGCGGCGCGCCGCGCCCGAGCCCCCGCCAACCTGGCAGCTATGGAAGTTTCGACGTCACGGTGATGGAGCTTTTGCCATCTATTGTCGATCGGGGGACGGGAAGTCCGGCAACGAGCGAACGTCGCTATAA
- the recG gene encoding ATP-dependent DNA helicase RecG has product MSGAGAPTAQGLVERIAEILRAEQGSGHRDTAATEGLSRWLERDLGDLPPDVAAALRRLSKYSSLKPATRQHLIETVLPLLATDVAPKPKGNLDDPVTELWGIGATAAKRLRSLGISTVGDLLRHAPHRYIDHSATVPIADINAGEDVTLVGSIVDVASRRARTRRLSITEAVLQDETGQITAVWFNQPYLANTLSGRPNVALAGRVDYGQHGLQLTSPEYELDAAERLHAGRLVPVYPLTAGVTQRQLRRWVSAAVDSHADLLDDPLPDALRKRRDLPGIADAVVMMHRPDSAASADAAKARLAFDELLVYQLAILTHRGRWRDSQPGRPIEFDRDAMADFGARLPFKLTEDQRAALAAVLTDLRRDTPMSRLVQGDVGSGKTAVAAGALFAVCRAGWQGAMMAPTEVLAEQHTQTLGDLLEPLGVRVERISGGIPAAAKRRLWREVAAGEIGVVVGTQALIQQSARFARLNLAVVDEQHRFGVQQRGEIRAKGYNPHLLAMTATPIPRTLALTFYGDLDVTSIREMPGGRKPVRTAWVPKSRRADAYAFLRQQVEAGGQAFVICPLIQESESLQVRSAKDEFERLSTQVYPDLAHAIGLLHGRLSAKAKDAVMRAFRDGEVKILVGTAVVEVGIDVPQASVIMIEGAERFGLSQLHQLRGRVGRGGQQSHCLLLSDTTDATENARLRILQNVHDGFELAERDLELRGPGDILGTRQHGLTSFQFASVSDMEMIWRTREDAETLIQADPELERPEHGPLAAAVQSMLQESEWS; this is encoded by the coding sequence GTGAGTGGCGCCGGCGCGCCGACCGCGCAGGGGTTGGTCGAGCGAATTGCGGAAATCCTGCGCGCGGAGCAGGGTTCCGGGCACCGGGACACTGCCGCGACCGAAGGACTCTCACGCTGGCTCGAGCGCGACCTCGGTGACTTGCCACCGGACGTTGCCGCTGCGCTGCGCCGCCTCTCGAAATACTCATCGCTGAAGCCCGCCACGCGGCAGCACTTGATCGAAACCGTGCTGCCGCTGCTGGCCACAGACGTCGCGCCGAAGCCAAAGGGCAACTTGGACGATCCGGTCACGGAGCTGTGGGGAATCGGGGCCACGGCGGCCAAGCGGCTGCGCAGCCTGGGAATCTCAACGGTCGGCGATTTGCTGCGACATGCCCCGCATCGCTACATCGACCACAGCGCCACGGTTCCCATCGCCGACATCAACGCCGGCGAAGACGTGACGCTGGTCGGGTCGATCGTAGACGTCGCCTCGCGACGCGCGCGGACCCGACGCCTCAGCATCACCGAGGCGGTCTTGCAGGACGAGACCGGCCAGATCACCGCGGTCTGGTTCAACCAGCCGTATCTCGCGAACACGCTCTCCGGTCGGCCAAACGTGGCGCTTGCCGGTCGCGTGGACTACGGCCAGCACGGGCTGCAGCTGACGAGTCCGGAGTACGAGCTGGACGCGGCGGAGCGGCTCCACGCCGGCCGGTTGGTCCCGGTCTACCCGTTGACCGCGGGCGTCACGCAGCGCCAGCTGCGCCGGTGGGTGTCCGCCGCCGTGGATTCGCACGCCGACCTCTTGGACGACCCGCTGCCGGACGCGCTGCGAAAGCGCCGCGATTTGCCTGGGATTGCGGACGCGGTGGTGATGATGCACCGGCCGGACTCGGCGGCGAGCGCCGACGCGGCAAAGGCGCGCCTCGCGTTCGACGAGCTGCTGGTCTATCAGCTGGCGATCCTCACGCACCGCGGGCGCTGGCGTGACTCTCAGCCCGGCCGGCCGATCGAGTTCGACCGCGACGCAATGGCGGACTTTGGCGCCAGGCTGCCGTTCAAGCTCACGGAGGATCAGCGCGCGGCGCTGGCGGCGGTTCTCACCGATCTGCGCCGCGACACGCCCATGAGCCGGCTCGTGCAAGGCGACGTGGGTTCGGGCAAGACCGCCGTGGCCGCCGGCGCGCTGTTCGCGGTCTGCCGTGCCGGCTGGCAGGGCGCCATGATGGCGCCAACCGAGGTGTTGGCCGAGCAGCATACGCAGACGCTCGGCGACCTGCTGGAGCCGTTGGGTGTGCGCGTCGAGCGCATCAGCGGCGGCATTCCGGCCGCGGCCAAGCGACGACTCTGGCGCGAGGTCGCTGCCGGAGAAATCGGCGTGGTCGTGGGTACGCAGGCGCTCATCCAGCAAAGCGCGCGGTTCGCCCGGCTGAATCTCGCCGTCGTGGACGAGCAGCATCGCTTTGGCGTGCAGCAGCGCGGGGAGATCCGGGCCAAGGGCTACAACCCGCATCTGCTGGCCATGACCGCCACCCCCATTCCGCGCACCTTGGCGCTGACGTTTTACGGTGACCTGGACGTCACGTCGATTCGCGAGATGCCCGGCGGGCGGAAACCGGTGCGTACGGCCTGGGTGCCGAAATCGCGCCGGGCCGACGCCTACGCCTTCCTGCGCCAGCAGGTGGAAGCCGGCGGACAGGCCTTCGTGATCTGTCCGCTGATCCAGGAATCGGAGTCGCTTCAGGTGCGATCCGCCAAGGATGAGTTCGAGCGTCTCAGCACGCAGGTCTATCCCGATCTCGCGCACGCCATCGGACTCTTGCACGGGCGCCTGAGCGCCAAAGCCAAGGACGCGGTGATGCGGGCCTTTCGGGACGGCGAGGTGAAGATCCTCGTCGGCACGGCGGTCGTAGAAGTCGGCATCGACGTGCCGCAGGCCAGCGTGATCATGATCGAGGGCGCGGAGCGCTTCGGGCTGTCGCAGCTGCACCAGTTGCGCGGGCGCGTCGGACGCGGCGGGCAGCAGAGCCATTGCCTGCTGCTGAGCGACACCACGGACGCCACGGAAAACGCTCGACTGCGCATCCTCCAGAACGTTCACGACGGCTTCGAGCTCGCCGAGCGCGACCTGGAGCTGCGCGGCCCCGGCGATATCTTGGGCACGCGGCAGCATGGGTTGACGAGCTTTCAGTTCGCGAGCGTGAGCGACATGGAGATGATCTGGCGAACCCGTGAGGATGCCGAAACCCTCATCCAGGCCGACCCGGAGCTCGAGCGCCCGGAGCACGGCCCGCTGGCGGCTGCCGTTCAGTCGATGCTGCAGGAGAGCGAATGGAGCTAA
- a CDS encoding DAK2 domain-containing protein: protein MAPSDENGADAAPSDVVSGTAFQRAMAASLEWLEANSTRIDRLNVFPVPDGDTGTNMVLTMRAAVEQAARLESPTVAEVGRGLARGALLGARGNSGVILSQILRGMSEGLAKFSQCSPAELAQGIKHASRAADEAVTNPVEGTILTVARDAAKAAVSNTVDTLEELGTTVVDAARTSVRRTPEQLAVLKEAGVVDAGGQGLLVIYEGLLRNLRGLPPPEIVAEDRGVEVFSEFAVAHGADEHGYCTEFVILGEDMDPDVVRETMGEYGGSLLVVGDPTLIRVHMHTETPGEALTAAMSYGPLDAVKAENMDMQQAENFATAATEATAATVARVPVVATATGEGLTQVFESLGASVVEGGASMNPSAGDILQAVDGLDGDWAVVLPNNKNIVMAARQAAEQSDKDVRVVGTRTVPEGVAAMVAFNATAEADVNERMMEAAAGDITTLEITQAVRDATIGGLTIKQGDYLGLQDDDLVTTGQAPNDLVKQMLEGLADEEPELATIYYGSQVSADTVEQLSDELQAGFPDLEIEVIAGGQELYDYVISVE from the coding sequence GTGGCGCCATCTGACGAGAATGGGGCGGACGCCGCGCCATCTGACGTCGTTTCCGGGACCGCCTTTCAGCGGGCCATGGCGGCGAGCCTGGAATGGCTCGAGGCGAATTCGACCCGCATCGACAGGCTCAACGTCTTTCCCGTGCCCGATGGAGACACCGGCACCAACATGGTGCTGACGATGCGGGCGGCGGTGGAACAGGCCGCTCGGTTGGAGTCGCCCACGGTCGCCGAGGTTGGCCGCGGCCTGGCTCGCGGGGCGCTGCTGGGCGCTCGCGGAAACTCCGGGGTGATTCTCTCGCAAATCCTGCGTGGAATGAGCGAAGGATTGGCGAAGTTCTCGCAGTGCAGCCCGGCCGAACTCGCCCAGGGAATCAAGCACGCGTCACGCGCCGCCGACGAGGCGGTGACGAATCCCGTCGAGGGCACCATCCTCACCGTGGCGCGGGACGCGGCGAAGGCGGCCGTGTCGAACACCGTGGACACGCTGGAGGAGCTGGGGACGACCGTCGTCGACGCGGCGCGCACCTCGGTTCGACGGACGCCCGAGCAGCTGGCCGTGCTCAAGGAAGCCGGCGTCGTCGATGCGGGCGGCCAGGGCCTGCTGGTGATCTACGAGGGACTGCTGCGCAACCTGCGCGGTCTCCCGCCTCCGGAAATAGTTGCCGAGGATCGCGGCGTGGAGGTGTTTTCGGAGTTCGCCGTCGCCCATGGCGCCGACGAGCACGGCTATTGCACGGAGTTCGTGATCCTGGGCGAAGACATGGATCCAGACGTGGTTCGCGAAACGATGGGCGAATACGGGGGCTCGTTGCTCGTGGTGGGCGACCCCACCCTCATCCGCGTGCACATGCATACCGAGACGCCCGGCGAGGCGCTGACCGCGGCGATGTCCTACGGCCCGCTGGACGCCGTCAAGGCCGAGAACATGGATATGCAGCAGGCGGAGAACTTTGCCACGGCCGCCACGGAAGCGACGGCGGCGACCGTAGCGCGCGTTCCGGTGGTGGCCACGGCCACCGGCGAAGGCCTGACGCAAGTGTTCGAGAGCCTCGGCGCCAGCGTGGTCGAGGGCGGGGCCAGCATGAACCCGAGCGCGGGCGACATCCTGCAGGCCGTCGATGGCCTCGACGGCGACTGGGCGGTGGTCCTGCCTAATAACAAGAACATCGTGATGGCCGCGCGCCAGGCGGCCGAGCAGTCCGACAAGGATGTTCGGGTGGTCGGCACGCGAACGGTGCCCGAGGGAGTGGCCGCGATGGTGGCGTTCAACGCGACGGCCGAGGCGGATGTGAACGAACGCATGATGGAGGCGGCGGCGGGCGACATCACCACGCTTGAAATCACCCAGGCCGTGCGCGACGCCACGATCGGCGGCTTGACCATCAAGCAGGGCGACTACCTCGGCCTCCAGGACGACGACTTGGTCACGACCGGCCAGGCCCCGAATGACCTGGTCAAGCAAATGCTCGAGGGGCTGGCCGACGAGGAGCCCGAACTTGCCACCATCTACTACGGCAGCCAGGTTTCGGCGGACACCGTTGAGCAGCTGAGCGATGAACTCCAGGCGGGCTTTCCGGACCTGGAGATCGAAGTGATCGCGGGCGGCCAGGAGCTTTACGACTACGTCATTTCGGTCGAGTAG
- a CDS encoding bL28 family ribosomal protein, translated as MATCQVCDTRTQFGHHIRHKASGRWERKATKKPRRWRVNVQRKRVFVGGRYQRMNICTGCIRTLDKAD; from the coding sequence GTGGCGACTTGTCAGGTCTGCGACACGCGGACGCAGTTTGGCCATCACATTCGTCACAAGGCTTCCGGGCGTTGGGAACGGAAAGCCACCAAGAAGCCGCGCCGCTGGCGCGTCAACGTGCAGCGCAAGCGGGTGTTTGTTGGTGGTCGCTACCAGCGCATGAACATCTGCACCGGCTGCATTCGGACGCTCGACAAGGCGGACTAA
- the rpe gene encoding ribulose-phosphate 3-epimerase codes for MPPEASARIAPSILAADFGHLGQEIQAVDAGGADWIHIDVMDGAFVPSISFGTPAVVAARAATKLPLDVHLMIEPVEPHIEDFAAAGADAITIHVEAAANPAATLRQIRELGVRAGLTLRPGTPESLLWPHLDSLDIALVMSVEPGAGGQAFIPEMLDRIASLSERIESRCLQVDLVVDGGINAETAPNVVQAGGNVLVAGTSVFGHPDGPAAGVRALRRALA; via the coding sequence ATGCCTCCTGAGGCGTCGGCGCGCATCGCCCCGTCCATCCTAGCGGCGGATTTCGGCCACTTGGGTCAAGAAATCCAGGCCGTTGACGCCGGCGGCGCGGACTGGATTCACATTGACGTGATGGACGGCGCGTTCGTGCCGAGCATTTCGTTCGGCACGCCCGCGGTCGTCGCCGCGCGCGCCGCAACGAAACTCCCGCTGGACGTGCATCTGATGATCGAGCCGGTCGAGCCGCACATCGAGGACTTCGCTGCCGCGGGCGCCGACGCCATCACGATCCACGTCGAAGCCGCGGCGAATCCTGCTGCTACCTTGCGTCAGATTCGCGAGCTTGGGGTGCGTGCCGGGCTCACGCTCAGGCCCGGGACGCCCGAGTCATTGCTGTGGCCCCATCTGGACAGCCTCGACATCGCGTTGGTGATGAGCGTGGAGCCTGGAGCCGGCGGTCAAGCGTTCATCCCCGAAATGCTCGACCGCATCGCCTCGCTGTCCGAACGCATCGAATCCCGGTGCCTACAGGTTGACCTCGTGGTTGACGGCGGCATCAACGCCGAGACGGCCCCGAACGTCGTGCAGGCGGGCGGGAATGTGCTGGTCGCCGGAACTTCGGTGTTTGGCCATCCGGACGGCCCGGCCGCCGGGGTGCGGGCGCTCAGGCGCGCGCTGGCTTAG
- the rlmN gene encoding 23S rRNA (adenine(2503)-C(2))-methyltransferase RlmN translates to MADQECARGPRLAASAISDTELARLLPDEPRYRRDQVRRGIYDGAARGFDLITPLPRRLRERLDEALAFSSISPDRVRVAGDGTRAFLFRTADGTIFETVQLPSERGSTTTVCVSSQAGCAMGCTFCATGTLGLTRNLSAGEIVDQFLHVRRESRAGAAPNRIVFMGMGEPLANTANVHDAIEALVDPDRGGLGARHVTVSTVGLPAGIAELTRWPWQVGLAISLHAASDDIRATLVPLAKHVDLATLMASSVSYQRTTRRRVSYEYTMLRDVNDQVTQARDLARLVDGQTCHVNLIPFNPYPGAAYEAPAAGTTRRFRDELRRHGVAATIRRTRGREIAGACGQLRADGATWRRRSQAGGTTRNAS, encoded by the coding sequence TTGGCTGACCAAGAATGCGCGCGAGGGCCTCGGCTTGCGGCCAGCGCCATTTCCGATACGGAGCTTGCCCGGCTCCTGCCCGATGAGCCCCGCTACCGACGCGACCAGGTCCGTCGCGGAATCTACGACGGAGCGGCGCGCGGCTTCGACCTAATCACGCCGCTGCCGCGACGGCTCCGCGAACGCCTTGATGAGGCGCTTGCTTTCAGCAGCATCAGCCCAGACCGCGTCCGCGTTGCCGGCGACGGGACCCGAGCCTTCCTCTTTCGGACGGCTGACGGAACGATCTTCGAAACCGTGCAACTGCCGTCCGAGCGCGGCTCCACCACGACGGTTTGCGTCAGCTCCCAGGCCGGATGCGCGATGGGCTGCACCTTCTGCGCCACTGGCACGCTGGGGCTGACTCGCAACCTGAGCGCCGGCGAGATCGTCGACCAGTTCTTGCACGTGCGGCGCGAGAGCCGGGCGGGCGCGGCGCCGAATCGCATCGTCTTCATGGGCATGGGCGAACCGCTGGCCAACACTGCCAACGTGCATGACGCGATCGAGGCGCTGGTCGATCCGGATCGCGGCGGGCTGGGGGCGCGGCACGTCACGGTTTCGACGGTCGGTCTGCCGGCCGGAATCGCGGAGCTGACACGCTGGCCGTGGCAAGTTGGCTTGGCGATTTCGCTGCACGCCGCGAGCGACGACATTCGCGCCACCCTCGTGCCGCTTGCCAAGCATGTGGACCTGGCGACGTTGATGGCGTCCAGCGTTTCCTACCAGCGGACGACGCGACGGCGGGTATCGTACGAGTACACCATGCTCCGCGACGTCAACGATCAGGTCACCCAGGCGCGCGATCTGGCGCGGCTCGTCGACGGCCAGACGTGTCACGTGAACCTGATTCCCTTCAACCCCTATCCGGGCGCGGCATACGAGGCGCCCGCGGCCGGCACGACGCGCCGGTTCCGCGACGAGCTGCGGCGCCACGGCGTGGCGGCGACGATTCGGCGGACGCGGGGACGCGAAATCGCTGGGGCCTGCGGGCAGCTTCGGGCCGACGGCGCGACATGGCGACGACGGTCCCAAGCAGGGGGCACCACGCGCAATGCCTCCTGA
- a CDS encoding zinc metallopeptidase — translation MPSVFFPFFDIWYIVLMAPAFILAMWAQSRVRGTYQKYSQVVSSTGMPAAMAARRILDAVGLYNVEVRRVPGELTDHYDPRHKVLRLSEGVYDSNSLAAVAIAAHEAGHAVQDQTRYPWLVMRSAMVPVTTFGSKFGYVLLIVGFLMAGFLQSEIGIPVAVIGLLLFSTAFVFSLITLPVEFNASARALKLMESVRVVSSPERMHAKKVLDAAALTYVAAMFIALMQVLYFALRLLALTGGRR, via the coding sequence ATGCCTTCGGTGTTTTTCCCCTTCTTCGACATTTGGTACATCGTGCTCATGGCGCCAGCGTTCATCCTTGCGATGTGGGCCCAATCGCGCGTGCGGGGCACCTATCAGAAGTACTCCCAGGTCGTCTCGTCAACCGGCATGCCGGCGGCCATGGCCGCGCGTCGGATTCTGGACGCGGTCGGGCTCTACAACGTGGAGGTTCGGCGGGTGCCGGGCGAATTGACCGACCACTACGACCCTCGGCACAAGGTGCTGCGGCTTTCGGAGGGGGTCTACGACAGCAACTCGCTGGCGGCCGTGGCCATCGCAGCGCACGAGGCCGGGCACGCCGTCCAAGACCAGACCCGCTACCCGTGGCTGGTGATGCGCAGCGCCATGGTGCCGGTGACGACGTTCGGGTCGAAGTTTGGCTACGTGCTGCTGATCGTGGGTTTCTTGATGGCGGGCTTCCTGCAGAGCGAGATCGGCATACCGGTTGCCGTGATCGGACTGTTGCTCTTCAGCACCGCGTTCGTCTTCTCGCTGATCACGCTGCCGGTGGAGTTCAATGCCAGCGCACGAGCGCTCAAGCTCATGGAGTCGGTGCGCGTGGTCAGCAGCCCCGAGCGCATGCACGCCAAAAAGGTGCTCGACGCGGCGGCCTTGACCTACGTGGCGGCCATGTTCATCGCGCTCATGCAGGTGTTGTATTTCGCGCTCCGCTTGCTGGCCCTGACCGGGGGACGGCGCTAG
- a CDS encoding zinc metallopeptidase — protein sequence MAVILAGAVPLVAMLAVMWTQYRVRNIFARHADIVSDFGQPAHQAARYLLASVGLRDVRVTAVPGTLTDHYDAARRELRLSEGVYADDSIAAVAIAAHEVGHAMQDALGHPLLRLRMLIARAASGFAAIAPLIMVAGLVGGIATRHPTAFAIAASGVVGLLLALLLAAVALPVELDASRRAQRSLEAAGITTAAEGPRVRELLHAAALTYLASLVGTFARILVGGLRGFGRIR from the coding sequence ATGGCAGTGATACTGGCCGGAGCCGTGCCGCTGGTGGCGATGCTGGCGGTGATGTGGACGCAGTATCGCGTGCGCAACATCTTCGCGCGGCATGCGGACATCGTTTCCGATTTCGGCCAGCCCGCTCACCAGGCAGCGCGCTATCTGCTGGCGTCGGTTGGGCTGCGCGACGTCCGGGTGACTGCCGTCCCGGGAACGCTGACGGATCACTACGACGCCGCGCGGCGCGAGTTGCGCCTTTCTGAAGGCGTTTATGCGGACGACTCGATTGCCGCCGTCGCGATTGCCGCGCACGAGGTCGGCCACGCCATGCAGGACGCGCTGGGGCATCCGTTGCTGCGTCTGCGGATGCTCATAGCCAGGGCAGCGTCAGGCTTTGCCGCCATCGCGCCGCTGATCATGGTGGCCGGACTCGTCGGCGGCATTGCCACACGGCACCCCACCGCCTTCGCCATCGCGGCATCGGGCGTCGTGGGCCTGCTGCTGGCCTTGCTGCTTGCCGCCGTGGCGCTTCCGGTTGAACTGGACGCCAGCCGTCGCGCGCAGCGATCGCTCGAAGCCGCGGGCATCACCACCGCGGCCGAGGGCCCGCGAGTCCGTGAGCTGCTGCATGCCGCTGCCTTGACCTATCTCGCGTCGCTGGTGGGCACGTTCGCGCGCATCCTCGTGGGAGGGCTGCGCGGTTTCGGGAGGATTCGGTGA
- the fmt gene encoding methionyl-tRNA formyltransferase produces the protein MRAVFLGTPEFALPALRRLQARGVVQLVVSQPDRPAGRRGVERTPAVIALARELGLSTMQPANPNDAPSLERIRAARPDVLVVVAYGRLLRESLLESAPAGVVNLHPSLLPEYRGAAPIQAAIHDGRTRTGVTLMRMDAGLDTGPVIAAREESIRPDDTSPALHDRLAVVGAELLDEMLDPWVAGRLTAQPQDPETATLTRPLERADAELDLRRPAQDLYDQWRAFQPWPGAFVMVDGQRVAVAEIDGPSNQESPVGQASLDGESLIVGCGSGTLRLARLQPEGRKAMSARAFANGYGALLRATWGDPAPAPRPPLTRPAS, from the coding sequence GTGCGCGCAGTCTTCCTGGGAACACCGGAGTTTGCGCTTCCGGCGCTGCGTCGGCTGCAGGCGCGCGGCGTCGTGCAGCTGGTCGTCTCGCAGCCGGATCGGCCGGCGGGCCGCCGGGGCGTCGAGCGGACGCCCGCAGTCATCGCCCTGGCGCGGGAGTTGGGTCTTTCGACCATGCAGCCCGCCAACCCGAACGACGCGCCGAGCCTGGAGCGCATTCGAGCGGCGCGGCCGGATGTCTTGGTGGTCGTGGCCTACGGTCGCCTGCTGCGTGAGTCGCTGCTCGAATCGGCCCCGGCGGGCGTGGTGAACCTGCATCCGTCGTTGCTCCCGGAGTATCGAGGCGCAGCCCCGATCCAGGCGGCGATCCACGATGGGCGAACGCGCACCGGGGTGACGCTGATGCGCATGGACGCCGGGCTGGACACGGGTCCGGTGATCGCCGCGCGCGAGGAGTCCATTCGTCCGGATGACACGTCGCCTGCCCTACACGACCGGCTCGCTGTGGTGGGCGCCGAGTTGCTGGACGAGATGCTCGACCCGTGGGTCGCCGGGCGCCTGACGGCGCAGCCGCAAGACCCGGAGACCGCGACCCTTACCCGACCGCTGGAGCGAGCCGACGCCGAGTTGGACCTGCGGCGCCCGGCGCAAGACCTCTACGACCAGTGGCGCGCGTTTCAGCCATGGCCGGGAGCCTTCGTGATGGTTGACGGGCAGCGCGTGGCGGTGGCGGAGATTGACGGGCCCTCGAATCAAGAGAGTCCAGTCGGCCAAGCGTCGCTCGACGGTGAATCACTCATTGTCGGTTGCGGCTCCGGCACGCTGCGGCTTGCCCGGTTGCAACCGGAAGGCCGAAAGGCAATGTCGGCGCGCGCCTTTGCCAACGGCTATGGGGCGCTGTTGCGGGCAACCTGGGGCGACCCGGCGCCTGCGCCTCGGCCGCCGCTGACGCGTCCCGCGAGCTAG
- the def gene encoding peptide deformylase, translating into MPALPVLPVDHPMLRRKSSRIRSVTPGIRRMIDDMFATMDHHQAVGVAANQVGRPWRLVVVGVDDDRLALVNPEIVWSSGSEVADEGCLSLPNWYGPVERAVNIRVRALDANGRPLRREASGLLARAIQHEIDHLDGVVFTDRLTDPDALRFVDPASEEARRLRAS; encoded by the coding sequence ATGCCTGCGCTTCCCGTGCTCCCGGTCGACCACCCGATGCTGCGGCGCAAGTCCAGCCGCATTCGCAGCGTGACTCCGGGCATTCGCCGCATGATCGACGACATGTTCGCCACCATGGACCACCACCAGGCCGTGGGCGTGGCGGCCAACCAAGTCGGACGGCCATGGCGATTGGTCGTGGTGGGCGTTGACGACGACCGCTTGGCGCTGGTGAATCCCGAAATCGTCTGGTCCAGTGGATCCGAGGTCGCCGACGAGGGTTGTTTGAGCCTGCCCAACTGGTACGGACCCGTGGAACGCGCGGTGAACATCCGGGTGCGGGCGCTGGATGCGAACGGTCGACCGCTGCGGCGCGAGGCCTCGGGACTCCTGGCACGCGCCATCCAGCACGAGATCGACCACCTGGACGGCGTGGTATTCACGGACCGGCTGACGGATCCGGACGCCCTGCGGTTCGTGGATCCTGCCTCCGAAGAGGCGCGGCGCCTGCGGGCGTCCTGA